A window of the Synechococcus sp. M16.1 genome harbors these coding sequences:
- a CDS encoding uracil-DNA glycosylase — translation MNLSSLEACSSCAACDLASTRQTVVISRGNPKADLMLIGEAPGAQEDAQGVPFVGRSGRALDQLLRDVDLDPEHDLYICNAIKCRPPNNRRPKKAELAACRAWLDLQLETVDPTVIVLTGATAVEAILGIKGGMTQLRGQWQSWNGRAVMPIFHPSYLLRNPSKAAGAPLDLTRQDLDAVRRRLCER, via the coding sequence ATCTGGCCAGCACGCGCCAGACCGTCGTGATCAGCCGCGGCAACCCCAAGGCGGATCTGATGCTGATCGGTGAAGCACCCGGAGCTCAGGAAGATGCTCAGGGCGTCCCGTTTGTCGGGCGTTCAGGACGTGCCCTCGACCAACTGCTGCGGGATGTGGATCTGGATCCCGAGCATGACCTCTACATCTGCAACGCGATCAAATGCCGGCCGCCCAACAACCGACGGCCGAAAAAGGCTGAGTTGGCCGCCTGCCGGGCCTGGCTTGACCTGCAACTGGAGACCGTTGATCCCACGGTGATCGTGCTCACGGGAGCCACCGCTGTGGAGGCCATCCTTGGCATCAAGGGGGGCATGACCCAGCTTCGTGGTCAGTGGCAGAGCTGGAATGGACGGGCGGTGATGCCGATTTTTCACCCCTCCTATCTGCTGCGCAATCCCTCCAAAGCAGCCGGCGCGCCCCTGGATCTGACACGGCAGGATCTCGACGCGGTTCGGCGCAGGCTGTGCGAACGTTGA
- the ispG gene encoding (E)-4-hydroxy-3-methylbut-2-enyl-diphosphate synthase, translating into MTALDRRYDTQIHRRVTRTVMVGDVPVGSEHPIVVQSMINEDTLDIEAAVAGIIRLAEAGSEIVRVTTPSMAHAKAMGQIRQELRQRGCTVPLVADVHHNGVRIALEVAQHVDKVRINPGLFIFDKPDPNRQEFSPEEFAAIGQRIRETFEPLVTLLRDQNKALRIGVNHGSLAERMLFTYGDTPEGMVESAMEFVRICHELDFHNIVISMKASRAPVMLAAYRLMADTMDKEGFNYPLHLGVTEAGDGDYGRIKSTAGIATLLADGLGDTLRVSLTEAPEKEIPVCYSILQSLGLRKTMVEYVACPSCGRTLFNLEEVLHKVRNATSHLTGLDIAVMGCIVNGPGEMADADYGYVGKTPGVISLYRGRDEIRKVPEAEGVEALIQLIKEDGRWVEPA; encoded by the coding sequence ATGACTGCCCTGGATCGGCGCTACGACACCCAGATCCACCGCCGAGTGACCCGCACTGTGATGGTGGGTGATGTGCCCGTGGGCAGCGAGCACCCGATCGTGGTGCAGTCGATGATCAACGAGGACACCCTCGATATCGAGGCTGCTGTAGCCGGCATCATCCGCCTGGCGGAAGCGGGCAGTGAGATCGTGCGGGTGACGACCCCATCGATGGCCCACGCCAAAGCGATGGGACAGATCCGTCAGGAGCTTCGTCAGCGCGGCTGCACCGTTCCCCTGGTGGCGGATGTTCACCACAACGGCGTCAGGATCGCCCTGGAGGTCGCCCAGCACGTCGACAAAGTCCGGATTAATCCCGGCCTCTTCATTTTTGATAAGCCAGATCCGAACCGCCAGGAATTCAGCCCCGAGGAATTTGCCGCCATCGGTCAGCGCATCCGTGAGACGTTCGAGCCCTTGGTGACCCTGCTACGAGATCAGAACAAGGCGCTTCGAATCGGTGTGAACCATGGCTCCCTGGCGGAGCGGATGCTGTTCACCTACGGCGACACCCCTGAGGGGATGGTCGAGTCAGCGATGGAATTCGTGCGCATCTGCCATGAGCTTGATTTCCACAACATCGTGATTTCGATGAAGGCCTCGCGGGCTCCGGTGATGCTCGCGGCCTACCGCCTGATGGCGGACACCATGGACAAGGAAGGTTTCAATTACCCACTCCACCTGGGCGTCACCGAAGCCGGTGATGGTGATTACGGCCGGATCAAGAGCACCGCTGGCATCGCCACTCTGCTGGCCGATGGATTGGGAGACACCCTCCGGGTCTCACTGACGGAGGCCCCCGAAAAGGAAATCCCCGTCTGCTACTCGATTCTTCAATCCCTGGGTCTGCGCAAGACCATGGTCGAGTACGTCGCCTGCCCCAGCTGCGGTCGCACCCTGTTCAATCTCGAGGAGGTGTTGCATAAGGTGCGCAACGCCACATCCCACCTCACGGGTCTGGACATTGCCGTGATGGGGTGCATCGTCAATGGTCCCGGCGAGATGGCTGACGCCGATTACGGCTACGTCGGTAAAACCCCGGGCGTGATTTCGCTGTATCGCGGCCGTGATGAAATCCGCAAGGTGCCTGAAGCTGAGGGTGTTGAAGCCTTAATCCAGTTGATCAAAGAGGACGGTCGCTGGGTGGAGCCCGCCTGA
- a CDS encoding S41 family peptidase, whose product MVRSQRLRSLVGSTPLLLMLGVGGVVTALGISSPGLSLPSASGGSIHDSPKEVIDQVWQIVYRDYLDSTGSYDERTWRQLRSNLLRKSYGGSAESYEAIRGMLASLDDPYTRFLDPKEFKEMQIDTSGELMGVGIQLSLDKDTKELIVVSPIEGTPASRAGVQPKDVIVSIDGASTKGMTTEDAVKLIRGPEGTDVVLGLRRQGQVLDVPLKRARIEIHAVKAMLNTAPNGRKVGYIRLKQFNANATREMRAAIKDLESQAAEGYVLDLRSNPGGLLEASVDIARQWLNEGTIVSTRTRAGIRDVRRATGSAITDKPLVVLIDQGSASASEILSGALQDNSRAQLVGQKTFGKGLVQAVRGLADGSGLTVTIAKYLTPKGTDIHKNGIQPDIEAAMSKQEIKNFLVEDLGTQKDSQYLTAEGTLMNKLRKIQAGTTYQPGRANLSYALQ is encoded by the coding sequence ATGGTTCGGAGTCAGCGCCTGCGTTCTTTGGTTGGGTCGACTCCGTTGCTGTTGATGCTGGGGGTTGGTGGTGTGGTCACCGCCCTGGGCATCAGCTCGCCAGGTCTTTCCCTGCCATCGGCTTCCGGCGGATCGATTCACGACAGCCCCAAGGAGGTGATTGATCAGGTCTGGCAGATCGTTTATCGCGATTACCTGGATTCCACGGGCTCCTACGACGAAAGAACGTGGCGCCAGTTGCGGAGCAATCTGCTGCGCAAGTCCTACGGGGGCAGCGCCGAGTCCTACGAGGCGATCCGGGGCATGCTGGCCAGCCTTGATGACCCCTACACGCGTTTCCTTGATCCGAAGGAGTTCAAGGAGATGCAGATCGACACCTCCGGGGAGTTGATGGGCGTGGGGATCCAGCTCAGTCTCGACAAAGACACGAAAGAGCTGATTGTTGTCTCTCCGATTGAGGGCACCCCTGCATCCCGTGCGGGCGTTCAGCCCAAGGATGTGATCGTTTCCATCGATGGTGCCTCGACCAAAGGCATGACCACCGAGGACGCCGTCAAGTTGATCCGTGGTCCGGAAGGCACCGATGTGGTGCTGGGACTCAGGCGCCAGGGTCAGGTGCTGGATGTGCCCTTGAAACGGGCGCGCATTGAGATTCATGCCGTGAAGGCGATGCTCAACACGGCGCCCAATGGCCGCAAGGTGGGCTACATCCGTCTCAAGCAATTCAATGCCAACGCCACGCGTGAGATGCGTGCGGCCATCAAGGATCTGGAATCACAGGCTGCTGAGGGCTATGTGCTGGATCTACGCAGCAATCCCGGCGGCTTGCTTGAGGCCAGTGTGGACATCGCCCGCCAATGGCTCAACGAGGGCACCATCGTCAGCACCCGAACCCGCGCAGGAATCCGCGATGTGAGGCGCGCCACGGGTAGTGCAATCACCGATAAACCTCTGGTCGTGCTGATTGATCAGGGATCCGCCAGTGCCAGCGAAATACTTTCAGGGGCACTTCAGGACAATTCCCGTGCCCAACTCGTTGGACAGAAGACCTTCGGCAAAGGGCTTGTCCAGGCCGTTCGCGGATTGGCCGATGGATCCGGTCTGACGGTCACCATCGCGAAGTATCTGACACCCAAGGGAACCGATATTCACAAGAACGGAATCCAACCGGACATCGAAGCTGCGATGTCGAAGCAGGAGATCAAAAACTTCTTGGTTGAAGACCTGGGAACCCAGAAAGACAGTCAGTACCTGACTGCTGAGGGGACCCTGATGAACAAATTGAGGAAGATTCAGGCAGGCACGACCTATCAACCCGGCCGGGCCAATCTCAGCTACGCGCTGCAGTAA
- the mfd gene encoding transcription-repair coupling factor, with product MPLRSLVTKLQETALTGELDERSSRPERLLMRGAGRCSRALVASALSQRRGAPLLVVVPTLEEAGRWTALLELMGWSQASLYPTSEGSPYEPFDPTSEITWGQLQVLSDLLGEPNAASWAIVATERCLQPHLPPPDVLITKTRTLRKGDEVDLGALGETLSQLGYERVTTIEQEGSWSRRGDIVDIFPVSSELPVRLEFFGEELDKLREFDPASQRSLDPVDALRLTPTGFGPLIADQLRETMPDGLEQLLGSEGTEQLLNGGTPEGMRRLMGLAWEQPASLLDYLPDSTTVVIDERRQGLAHGQQWLSHVEEHHHDMAAEAGLDEGDRDRLWPAVLHREIEAAYALTEVFHGFDMAELLEVDQHPNSFDLASRPVAAYPNQFGKLGELIKGFQTERTAVWLVSAQPSRAVALLEEHDCISRFVPNAGDSNAISRLIEQNTPVALKVRGTAELEGLQLPAWRIALVTDREFFGQQSLSSSGYVRRRRKAASRTVDPNKMRPGDFVVHRNHGIGRFKAMEKLAMSGDIRDYLVVQYADGILRVAADQLGSLGRYRATSETPPQLNRMGGMAWNKAKERAKKAVRKVALDLVKLYAERQQAAGFAFPSDGPWQVEMEESFPYDPTPDQLKATADVKRDMERQEPMDRLVCGDVGFGKTEVAIRAIFKAITAGKQVAMLAPTTVLAQQHWRTLSERFAPYPIKVALLNRFRTASERKSILDGLKQGTIDAVVGTHQLLSKGASFQELGLLVVDEEQRFGVKQKEKIKVLRKDVDVLTLSATPIPRTLYMSLSGVREMSLITTPPPLRRPIKTHLASLDPEAVRSAIRQELDRGGQVFYVVPRVEGIEEVAAGLREMLPGLKLLVAHGQMAEGELENAMVAFNAGEADVMLCTTIVESGLDIPRVNTILIEDAHRFGLAQLYQLRGRVGRSGIQAHAWLFYPGNASLSDTARQRLRAIQEFAQLGSGYQLAMRDMEIRGVGNLLGVQQSGQMETIGFDLYMEMLQESLAEIQGQDIPSVEDTQVDLPVTAFVPADWITDPDEKIAAYRAAADCLTAEALVELAAGWADRYGALPAAVVSLLQLMELKLLAKRCGFSRIKPEKPNIVLETPMEEPAFRLLRQGLPQHLHGRLVYQAGSGIQHKVMARGLGVLPMEKQLEQLMEWLRLMAAQIPDADGKTEAQRQEELRAKNAEVVQV from the coding sequence ATGCCGCTCCGTTCCCTGGTGACCAAGTTGCAGGAAACTGCACTCACCGGTGAGCTTGATGAGCGCTCAAGCCGCCCCGAACGTTTGTTGATGCGCGGGGCTGGTCGTTGCAGCCGAGCTCTGGTGGCCAGCGCGCTCTCACAGCGGCGGGGCGCACCTCTGCTCGTGGTGGTGCCAACGCTTGAGGAAGCGGGACGCTGGACAGCGCTGTTGGAATTAATGGGATGGAGCCAGGCCAGCCTGTACCCCACCAGCGAAGGCTCTCCCTATGAACCCTTCGATCCCACAAGTGAAATCACCTGGGGGCAACTTCAGGTTCTGAGTGACCTGCTGGGGGAACCCAACGCGGCGTCCTGGGCCATCGTTGCCACGGAACGTTGTTTGCAGCCCCATCTCCCCCCGCCGGATGTTCTGATAACAAAAACGCGCACCTTGCGCAAAGGGGATGAGGTTGATCTAGGGGCACTGGGCGAGACGCTGTCCCAACTTGGCTACGAGCGGGTCACCACCATTGAGCAGGAGGGGAGCTGGAGCCGTCGCGGCGACATCGTCGACATCTTCCCGGTGAGCAGTGAGCTGCCTGTTCGACTCGAATTCTTCGGAGAGGAGCTCGACAAGCTGCGGGAATTCGATCCCGCCAGCCAACGCTCACTGGACCCCGTCGATGCGCTTCGACTCACACCAACAGGGTTTGGGCCTCTGATTGCGGACCAGCTCAGGGAGACGATGCCCGATGGACTGGAGCAATTGCTTGGTAGCGAGGGCACAGAGCAGCTTTTGAACGGCGGGACCCCGGAAGGCATGCGCCGGCTGATGGGGCTCGCCTGGGAGCAACCCGCCTCGCTTCTCGACTACCTGCCGGACTCCACAACAGTGGTGATCGATGAGCGACGCCAGGGCTTGGCCCACGGACAACAGTGGCTCAGCCATGTGGAGGAACATCACCACGACATGGCTGCTGAGGCGGGTCTGGACGAGGGCGATCGTGATCGGCTCTGGCCAGCGGTTCTGCACCGTGAGATTGAAGCCGCCTATGCCCTGACGGAGGTCTTCCATGGCTTTGATATGGCAGAACTGCTCGAAGTCGACCAGCACCCCAACAGCTTTGACCTCGCCAGCCGCCCTGTTGCGGCCTACCCCAACCAATTCGGAAAACTCGGGGAACTGATCAAGGGATTTCAAACCGAACGCACGGCGGTTTGGTTGGTGTCTGCACAACCCAGCCGAGCGGTTGCGCTGCTGGAGGAGCACGACTGCATCAGTCGGTTTGTGCCGAACGCGGGAGACAGCAATGCCATTTCCCGTCTGATTGAGCAGAACACCCCCGTCGCCCTGAAGGTGAGGGGCACGGCCGAACTTGAGGGTTTGCAGCTGCCGGCTTGGCGGATTGCTCTGGTCACCGACCGTGAATTCTTTGGCCAGCAGAGCCTCAGTTCCAGTGGCTATGTGCGCCGTCGCCGCAAGGCCGCCAGCCGCACGGTGGATCCCAACAAGATGCGCCCGGGCGATTTCGTGGTGCATCGGAACCATGGCATCGGCCGCTTCAAAGCCATGGAAAAACTCGCGATGTCAGGCGACATCCGCGACTACCTCGTGGTGCAGTACGCCGATGGAATCCTTCGGGTTGCCGCCGATCAACTCGGCAGCCTTGGGCGTTATCGGGCCACGAGTGAAACACCCCCGCAGCTCAACCGTATGGGTGGCATGGCCTGGAACAAGGCCAAGGAACGGGCCAAGAAGGCGGTTCGCAAGGTTGCCCTTGATCTGGTGAAGCTGTACGCAGAACGGCAACAGGCCGCAGGCTTTGCCTTCCCCTCCGACGGCCCCTGGCAGGTGGAAATGGAGGAGTCGTTCCCCTATGACCCGACGCCGGATCAACTGAAGGCCACGGCCGACGTGAAGCGGGACATGGAACGACAGGAGCCGATGGACCGACTGGTGTGCGGGGACGTTGGCTTCGGCAAGACCGAAGTTGCGATCCGCGCCATCTTCAAAGCCATCACCGCTGGGAAGCAAGTGGCGATGCTGGCCCCAACCACGGTGTTGGCTCAGCAGCACTGGCGCACGCTCTCGGAACGCTTCGCGCCATATCCGATCAAGGTGGCTCTGCTGAATCGTTTCCGGACGGCGTCGGAACGCAAATCCATTCTCGATGGACTGAAGCAGGGAACCATCGACGCCGTGGTGGGAACCCACCAGCTGCTCAGCAAAGGAGCGTCGTTCCAAGAGCTTGGTCTGTTGGTGGTGGATGAAGAACAGCGCTTCGGTGTGAAGCAGAAGGAAAAGATCAAAGTGCTGCGGAAGGACGTCGACGTGCTGACCCTGTCGGCAACGCCGATTCCCAGAACGCTCTACATGAGCCTTTCGGGGGTGCGGGAGATGAGCCTGATCACCACACCACCGCCACTGCGCCGTCCGATCAAGACGCACCTGGCTTCTCTGGATCCGGAGGCGGTGCGCAGCGCCATCCGCCAGGAACTGGATCGTGGGGGCCAGGTGTTTTATGTGGTTCCCCGGGTGGAAGGAATCGAGGAGGTGGCTGCAGGCCTACGGGAAATGCTGCCAGGCCTGAAGCTTTTGGTGGCTCACGGTCAGATGGCCGAGGGCGAACTGGAGAACGCCATGGTGGCGTTCAACGCCGGTGAAGCCGACGTGATGCTCTGCACCACGATTGTGGAAAGCGGCCTGGACATTCCTCGTGTCAACACGATCCTGATTGAGGACGCCCACCGCTTTGGCCTGGCCCAGCTGTACCAATTGCGGGGACGGGTCGGTCGCAGTGGGATTCAGGCCCATGCCTGGTTGTTCTATCCGGGCAACGCATCGCTGAGCGACACCGCCCGTCAGCGGCTGCGCGCCATTCAGGAGTTCGCCCAACTGGGCAGTGGATACCAGCTCGCCATGCGGGATATGGAGATCCGTGGAGTGGGCAATCTCCTCGGCGTGCAGCAGAGCGGCCAGATGGAAACCATCGGCTTTGACCTCTACATGGAGATGCTGCAGGAATCCCTGGCGGAAATTCAGGGTCAAGACATCCCCAGCGTTGAAGACACCCAGGTGGACCTCCCCGTCACGGCCTTCGTGCCTGCGGACTGGATCACTGATCCGGATGAGAAGATCGCGGCCTACCGGGCTGCCGCCGACTGCCTCACCGCCGAGGCCCTGGTGGAGCTGGCTGCGGGTTGGGCCGATCGCTACGGAGCGCTGCCCGCTGCCGTGGTGTCGCTTCTGCAGCTGATGGAACTCAAACTGCTGGCGAAGCGGTGCGGCTTCTCCAGGATCAAGCCGGAGAAGCCCAACATCGTGCTTGAAACTCCCATGGAGGAACCGGCGTTCCGTTTGCTGCGCCAGGGGTTGCCCCAGCATCTGCATGGCCGTTTGGTGTATCAGGCCGGCAGCGGCATCCAGCACAAGGTGATGGCCCGCGGTCTTGGTGTTCTCCCCATGGAGAAGCAACTGGAACAGCTGATGGAATGGCTGCGTTTGATGGCAGCCCAGATTCCCGATGCCGATGGCAAAACGGAGGCACAGCGCCAGGAAGAGCTGCGTGCCAAGAATGCAGAGGTTGTTCAGGTCTGA
- a CDS encoding DUF475 domain-containing protein encodes MDITSLPSLSDFFEGADQWGEVLALLPVLVLLELILSADNAVALAAIARSSRQPEREGLALNLGIGIALVLRIALIVVAQWVLQNAWVQLLAAAYLVWLVVDHFNNRSGDDAESSEGHESNGLSRPFLNTVLLLAFTDLAFSIDSVAAAVAISDQIVLISTGAFIGIVALRFTSALFIRWLDLYPRLETAGFLAVAFVALRLIVHVVVPSLNQPDWLTLVVVLLLFAWGMSIRSKELDQDEGHAC; translated from the coding sequence ATGGACATCACTTCGCTTCCCTCACTGTCGGATTTCTTCGAAGGTGCCGATCAATGGGGTGAGGTTTTGGCCCTGCTGCCTGTTCTGGTACTGCTGGAGCTGATCCTGTCGGCTGACAATGCCGTGGCCCTCGCGGCCATCGCCCGCAGCAGCCGCCAACCGGAGCGGGAAGGCCTTGCCCTCAACCTGGGCATTGGCATTGCACTGGTCTTGCGGATCGCCTTGATCGTTGTGGCCCAGTGGGTGTTGCAAAACGCCTGGGTGCAACTCCTCGCTGCGGCCTATCTGGTTTGGCTCGTGGTTGATCACTTCAACAACCGATCAGGCGATGATGCCGAGTCCAGCGAAGGACATGAATCAAACGGTCTGTCTCGCCCGTTTCTGAACACGGTTTTGCTGCTGGCTTTCACAGATCTGGCCTTCTCCATCGATAGCGTCGCCGCAGCCGTGGCCATCAGTGATCAGATTGTGTTGATCAGCACAGGTGCCTTCATCGGCATCGTGGCACTGCGTTTTACATCCGCCCTGTTCATCCGCTGGCTTGATCTGTATCCACGGCTTGAAACGGCTGGGTTTCTCGCCGTTGCTTTCGTGGCGCTGCGCTTGATTGTTCATGTTGTCGTGCCCAGCCTCAATCAACCCGATTGGCTCACCTTGGTGGTGGTGCTGTTGCTGTTTGCCTGGGGAATGTCGATCCGCAGCAAGGAACTCGATCAGGACGAAGGCCATGCTTGTTGA
- a CDS encoding DUF6464 family protein, which produces MLVELRHISGDRLLHRVDLEDPPQPGRWLVVEQQSFLVMQRRHRYALRNGRYVMASVALLVKPQTRPADATPWRNGWVIGDPNCRFNARSPLLRCAVWPEGPCENCSHRELR; this is translated from the coding sequence ATGCTTGTTGAACTTCGCCATATCAGTGGAGACCGTTTGCTCCATCGCGTTGATCTTGAGGATCCGCCACAACCGGGGCGATGGCTTGTTGTGGAACAGCAATCCTTCCTTGTGATGCAACGTCGTCACCGTTACGCCCTTCGCAACGGTCGCTATGTGATGGCCTCAGTGGCCTTGTTGGTGAAACCCCAGACGCGTCCCGCCGATGCAACACCCTGGAGAAATGGCTGGGTGATCGGTGATCCCAATTGTCGTTTCAATGCCCGTAGTCCTTTGCTCCGCTGTGCTGTGTGGCCGGAAGGCCCCTGCGAGAACTGCAGCCACCGTGAACTTCGCTGA
- the fmt gene encoding methionyl-tRNA formyltransferase — protein MKILFWGTPVYAVPTLNALHDAGHTIVGVVTQPDRRRGRGKQLVPSPVKARAEELGLPVFTPERIRRDDDCKAKIAALGADASVVVAFGQILPKDVLEQPPLGCWNGHGSLLPRWRGAGPIQWSLLEGDQETGVGIMAMEEGLDTGPVLLEQRTPIQLLEPSVALAERLSALTAELMVQAMPLIEAAGPGPEVERLARLNVRVQAEGSTYARMLEKQDFQLDWSAPALSIHRKVMGLHPGAFTQWQSKRLKVLRTEPLIERLQDQLSPEGRNLVGQWPTGGHPPGTILAVIEDLGLVVSSSGCPLLIREAQLEGKARSTAPVLLQQLNATPGDRLGEG, from the coding sequence TTGAAGATTCTGTTCTGGGGGACACCGGTCTATGCGGTGCCAACCCTTAATGCACTGCATGATGCGGGCCACACCATCGTTGGGGTCGTCACGCAGCCGGATCGTCGGCGGGGTCGAGGCAAACAGCTTGTTCCATCACCGGTGAAGGCGAGGGCGGAAGAACTCGGTCTTCCTGTGTTCACACCTGAACGGATCCGACGGGATGACGATTGCAAAGCCAAGATCGCTGCACTCGGTGCTGATGCCTCTGTGGTCGTGGCCTTCGGACAGATCCTTCCCAAGGATGTGTTGGAGCAGCCTCCCCTGGGCTGCTGGAACGGCCACGGATCACTACTACCGCGTTGGCGCGGTGCTGGTCCCATCCAGTGGTCCCTGCTCGAAGGGGATCAGGAAACGGGTGTTGGGATCATGGCCATGGAAGAAGGGCTCGATACTGGTCCGGTTCTGCTCGAGCAACGCACCCCGATCCAGCTGCTGGAACCTTCCGTCGCCTTGGCCGAACGGCTCAGTGCTCTCACTGCAGAGCTGATGGTTCAGGCGATGCCACTGATTGAAGCGGCGGGACCGGGTCCAGAAGTCGAGAGATTGGCAAGGCTCAACGTGCGGGTTCAGGCCGAGGGGTCGACCTATGCCCGCATGCTGGAGAAGCAGGATTTCCAATTGGATTGGTCTGCCCCTGCTCTCAGCATTCATCGCAAGGTGATGGGGCTTCATCCCGGAGCGTTCACCCAGTGGCAGAGCAAACGCCTGAAGGTGTTGCGCACGGAGCCGTTGATCGAGCGCCTGCAGGATCAACTCAGTCCTGAGGGACGCAACCTCGTGGGCCAATGGCCCACCGGCGGGCATCCCCCAGGGACGATCCTTGCAGTGATTGAAGATCTGGGGCTTGTGGTGAGCAGTTCAGGCTGCCCCCTTCTGATCCGGGAGGCACAGCTGGAAGGGAAAGCACGCAGCACAGCCCCCGTTCTGTTGCAGCAACTCAACGCCACTCCCGGAGATCGATTGGGCGAAGGTTGA
- a CDS encoding TldD/PmbA family protein: MMSSNNSLNASDLRDRLQTLASREGIRRWDLGAACSDDCSVQVDRGEAKQLKASQRSSITVRVWNSDGLVGITSTTDLSDSGLEQALVGAHTASRFGNPEDIPEFSPLATAPLPELDRPLQPRQGILPLLDTLRDAEADLLGRHPAIQTVPYNGLAESLSQSLYLNSEGALRQMERTQASLYLYARAEETGRKPRSGGAVRLGLGSSELDVQGCISEAVDRTVSHLDYRPIETGSYRVCFTPEAFLSLLGAFSSMFNARSVLDGVSLSQRDSIGSDVAVPFFNLHDDGLHPGHISAAAFDGEGTPTRRLSLIEGGTLRNFLHSEATARAFGVQPTGHAGLGAKVSVGPDWFVVGSNPQVSSGNSLNHRTESGPFVLIEDLSALHAGVKATQGSFSLPFDGWLVNNGERVSVEAATVAGDIRSVLNGIAHLEADSEITHRGVSPHVWVDGLSITGEA; this comes from the coding sequence ATGATGAGCAGCAACAACAGCCTCAACGCATCGGATCTCAGGGATCGCCTTCAGACCCTCGCCTCGCGTGAAGGCATTCGTCGTTGGGATCTTGGTGCCGCCTGCAGTGACGATTGCTCCGTTCAGGTGGATCGTGGTGAAGCCAAACAACTCAAGGCTTCGCAGCGGAGCTCCATCACCGTCCGGGTTTGGAACAGCGATGGCCTGGTAGGCATCACCAGCACCACCGACCTCTCCGATAGCGGCTTGGAACAAGCCCTGGTTGGAGCCCATACGGCCAGCCGTTTTGGCAATCCCGAGGACATCCCTGAGTTCTCCCCCCTGGCCACAGCTCCACTCCCCGAGCTCGATCGCCCGCTTCAACCACGCCAAGGAATCCTCCCCCTGCTGGACACCCTTCGGGATGCGGAAGCCGATCTGTTGGGTCGTCACCCTGCGATCCAGACCGTCCCCTACAACGGACTGGCGGAATCCCTGTCCCAGAGCCTCTATCTCAACAGTGAGGGAGCACTGCGCCAAATGGAGCGCACCCAAGCCAGCCTGTATCTCTACGCGAGGGCGGAAGAAACAGGTCGTAAGCCCCGCAGTGGAGGAGCTGTTCGTTTGGGTCTTGGCAGCAGCGAACTGGATGTTCAAGGCTGCATCAGCGAGGCTGTTGATCGCACCGTCAGCCATCTGGATTATCGACCGATCGAAACCGGGAGCTACCGGGTTTGCTTCACCCCCGAGGCCTTTCTCTCACTGCTTGGTGCCTTCAGCAGCATGTTCAATGCGCGTTCGGTGCTCGATGGGGTGAGCTTGAGCCAGCGTGATTCGATTGGATCCGATGTGGCGGTTCCCTTCTTCAACCTCCACGATGACGGCCTCCACCCCGGACACATCAGTGCGGCAGCCTTCGATGGCGAGGGAACACCAACCCGACGTCTCTCCTTGATTGAGGGCGGAACCCTGCGGAATTTCCTTCACTCGGAAGCCACGGCTCGAGCCTTCGGTGTTCAACCCACCGGCCACGCTGGACTTGGAGCCAAGGTTTCGGTGGGTCCAGACTGGTTCGTGGTTGGTTCCAACCCGCAGGTGAGCAGCGGTAACAGCCTCAACCACCGCACCGAGTCAGGCCCCTTCGTGCTGATTGAGGATCTGTCAGCGCTTCACGCCGGTGTGAAAGCCACCCAGGGATCCTTCTCCTTGCCCTTCGATGGATGGTTGGTGAACAACGGCGAACGGGTCTCCGTTGAAGCAGCAACGGTTGCCGGTGACATCCGCTCTGTTCTCAACGGCATTGCTCATCTGGAAGCTGATTCTGAAATCACCCACCGAGGCGTTTCCCCTCATGTTTGGGTGGATGGACTCTCCATCACCGGCGAAGCCTGA